The window AAGGTCTATGCCATCGTGCTCAAGTTCTTTCGCGTCTGCCCCACCTCTCACAGCAGTGCGACTGCGTCGGCGGTCGAGGTGAGCGGCATCGTGCACCCCGACCGCCGTCTGCTGGGCGGCCTCGCACTCCCTGCTCAGCAGCCACTACGGGATCGTTGGTCATCACATACCGATGCCCAGCGGTGACCGCAGCTTTCCCGCCGGACGCGCCTCCGGCGATGCCGCGTGGAAGGTACATCGCCCCAGGTCAGGAAGGTACTTTCCCGTTTCCGACCCAACAGCCGCCGCACGCAAACGAAACAGAAGGCCGGAGCCGGTCTGCCTGCCGGGCCCGGCGCGGTCATCGTCCAGGGCGAGGACCTGGGGGCGTGGATCACCGGGCAGTGGGTGGGGTGGGACAAGCTGATCCGCGCAGCAGTACCTGCCGGAGAACCCCGGCATCGAACCCGCGGCTGAGGGCGAGCCGGTCGGGCCGGTGCGGCGGTCGGAGAATGAACGGTGGAACACCAACCTCGCCGCCCCCCGATTCCACGCACGCGAAGCCACCTACGCCTCGCACGCAAAGACCTGGAAGTGGTGGACGGTGAGCCGATCAGTTCGGGGCGTTCCTGGACAACACCCGCAGGAGGGTCGGGAAGTTGAGCCTGGAGCGTCGTGGGCAGTTGGCCGGCCTCGGTCCGGAGTGGGCGGCGCAGGAGGGCAGTGCGTGATGTGGAGTGCTGCTGATGTGGCCCGGGCTGCGGTCCGGCGGCAGGGCGAGGGGCTGAGCGTGGAGCAGGTCGCGGGCAGGTCGCGGAAGTGGAGCGGCGGGAGCGGGAGACCCGCCAGCAGCCGGACTTCCCTGGTGGCCGCAGTCCGTACGAAGGTGATCCGGAGGACCTCGCCGAGCAGTGGGTGGCGTGGCATGCCGAATGGCGCCGCCGCAGCGCCGTGATGGACGGTCAGGGCTGGCTGGCCTACAGCCCGGATCGGGACGTGCAGGGCAGTACGTGGGCGCGGGAGCGCGCCGCGCCCGACCCCTCCGGCCAGGAACAGAACCCCCACCTCTACGCCGCGGGCGACCCCGTCAACCGCATCGACTCCAGCGGGCTCTTCTCCTGGGGATCGGCGCTTGGCGCCGCGGGGACCATCGCCGGATTGGCGGCCATGTGGCCCGCTCGACTACTGTTCGCCGACTTTGAATCCTCGGTACACAGCATCGTGGCCCAGCCGCTCCTGCTGCCGTACACGCCGCGTCATGACGATTGCGGGGATACCGAGCGCCAGCAGCACCGGGATCGCGGCGGTGATCCCGAACCAGAGGAAGATCGCAATATAACCGTAGGCGGCGTTGTCCACGTCCGCGTCTGCCTTCACCAGGAGGACGATGCTGGCCACGAAAGCGACCACCATGAGACCCGCGACGGCGATCGCGAGCCAGAGCAGGACGCCGGCCCAACGCCGGTACCCGGCACTGACCTCCTGGAACCGCGCCGGCCCGTACCCGCCGGGCGGACCGGGCAAGGGCCCTGGCGCCGGGCGCTGGGCTGGCCACTGATCAGACATGAGGCCCAGTTCTACGGTGCGCGGCCCCGAACCGCCAACTTCCGCCGCCACAGCACGCACCGCGTCGGAGCGTCGTCTCCCAGGTCACTACTTCACCGAGTCCCACGCGCCGGGGTTGAAGCTGCGCAGGAGGGCGATCAGCGCGGCTCCGAGCCGCCAGTCCACACCAGGTGCGTGTACGTGCAGTTTGTCGCCCTTGGACCTGAACTCCAGCGGGACCTGCCCGTTCGCGCGCCACCGGATGCGCCGGGGTGCGCGTGCGAAGCCGCCCTCGTTGCCAGGGACGCTGTCGAAGACACTGATCACGAGGACCATCACCATCAGGGGCAGCAAGAGCCACCACATCCACCACCATACGATCCTCCCCTTGAAGCCCACCGCTTCGGGGCCGCCGGGCTGGTGCACGGTCCAGCGGGTGCGCAGACCCCTGGCGCGGAGCGCCTTCTCGCGCATGAGCGTGCCGATGACCTCGCCGTGCGTGCCGAGCACCTGAAACCTCGCGACGCCGCCGCCGGCCGAGAGAGTCACCACGGTGGCCACCCGCTCCCGGCGTTGATCGTCGGCCCACAGGGCGAAGGAACGGGCCCCGCCGCCCCGGGCCGCAAGGTACGCGGACGTGCCTCCCGGCGGCAGTTCGCGCTCCACGTACACGGCCGACGGCGCCGGCCCCGACCCGTCGGAGAAGCTGACCATGTCCGCCACCTTCGCCTGGCCCTGGCCGTCGACTCGTCTCGGCCCGCCGTACATGGTCAGTACGTTGCTGCTCATCCGACGTGCTCCAAGTGGTAGTCGCGTGCCCAGGCTGGCCCGGTCTGTCTCACCCGCCACCCAACGGATAACCCCGCCGTGCGGGAGGGCCAGCTGCCAGTTCGGGTGTCAGGTGCAGTCACGCGGCCACGCACCCCGAGGCCTGACCGCACCGAATCCACACGACCACCAGACAGCTCCCGACACCTTGGAGTGGTTGATAGAGGCTGCCCGCCTGGTTCGACAGGCACTCCGCCCAGAACGGCGGGTGGACGAGGACAGGCAATCGGCACCCTGGACGGTGGTCTGGGGAACCGTGCTGTAGGCTCCGCGGAGGCCCATCACACCTTGTATCTGGAGCACCTGCCTGTGGTGGTGGTGGGGTTGAGGTTCGTGTGCCACCACACCGCAAAGAGCATGTGGTCGCGGGCGTAGGGGCCGTAGACGCCGTCGACGTTGCTCCCAGTGAGGCCCCACACGTTTTTCTGGATCCACTTGAACGCCTCTCGGGTGCCGGTGCCGTAGACGCCGTCAGCGCCGCCACTGTTCTTGATATAGGTTGCGGCGGGCGTCCCCGAGTAGCAGACGAGGACGTTTATCTGCAGGGCGTAGACATAGTCGCCGCTCATGCCCTGCTGCACGTAGCAGGTCGAGATCCCGCCCCGAATCCTGGGGACGATGATCAAAGTGTTGTCGGTGCGCGACCTGATCGTCGTCTCGCCGCACGGGCTCGCCGCGGCCGCAGCGGACCCGCTGGCGAACACCGGGGCTGCTGCGTTGGCCGGAGCAGCGGTGATCACTCCTCCCAGCAGGGCCGCCATCATGGTCCCCGTCGCGAGAAGTGCCTTGCTTTTACCTGCCTTGCGCATGCCTATTGGTTCCTTTCAACAGCGAGTCTGATCTATGCGCGTCCACGCCTGCCGAACAGCTACCTTTCTCTGACCTCGCCCAGGAACCTTAGGGTCGTAGTGGGCTTCGGCCTTTGTCGTCCGTGCAGGGAACGTTGTCAGTCGTGCACCGCCTCAAGTCGACGCCGCATCAGGCGAGGGTCGCCCTGCGGGTGAGGTCATGCGCGACCGCCATGGCCGGTGTCAGCCCCGTACGACGGGCACAGTAGCCCGGCCCGGTCGCTGAGTGTGCCGGTCGTTTGCCCCACAAGGTACGGCCGCCGCGCATACCGGAATACGGGTAAGGCGGCGGTCGAGACCGCCTCTGGGTTACAGCCGCGACCTTGTGGAGCTCGACTTCGGTGGTGTGCCGGTCGAGCCTGGCCGGCAGATCGTCCAGGTCGAAGGTGGTGAACTCCCACTGGAACGGCTGTGCTGTGGCGTTGTAGCGGTCTTCGAATGCTCGAAGCCGGTCGCGGACTGGTTCAGGTCGGTGAAGTCGTTGGGTTGGACGACCTTGCGCTGGACGACGGAGAAGAAGATCTCCACCTGGTTGGTCCAGGGGGCGTGCACGGGGGTGTAGACCATGATCGCGTTCGGAGCGCGGCCCTGGTGCGGAAGTGCGGGTCGGTGATGAAGGTCCAGGAGCGGTGCTGCCAAAGCTTGATCGGGTCTTCGGCGAGCCAGCGGCGCACGGTGGAGGCCGACAGGGCCGGGGCGATACGGGGGCGACAGCCTATCGGGCCAGTTCCGGGCAGCTCCAGCGCAAGATCGGCACCTCTGTCTCGGCGGGCAGCCGGCAGGCCAGCGTCTTGACCTCGGTGGCCTGCAGCGGGGTGAACGAGGTCGGACGGCCGCTGCGTTCACGGTCCTTGAGCCCGGGCAGGCCAGCCCTCGCGCATTGGTTGCGCCAGCGGCGCACGGTGTCGAGGTGCAGTCCGGTCTCGCGGGCGATACGCGCGTTGGAGACACGAGGCATGACGGGCGGGCCGATCAGACGGAAAGGATCACGACAGTCCGCACCGCCGCACCTGCGGCCCCCTCGGGCGGAAGCCGCCGGGGCGTACTTGGGCGCGAGGGTGGAAGGCTCACAGTCCGGCGCCGCCTGTCGCGTCGATGACCCTGCCGGTCACCCAGCGCGCGTCGTCCGAGGCGAGGAAGGCCACGATGTCGGCCACGTCTTCCGGTTGCCCGACCCGGCCCAGCGCGGCCAGGGAAGCCACGTGGGCTTCGGCCTCAGGATTGCCGCGCAGCCAGCTCGCGTGGGCTTCCGTGTCGATGATTCCAGGCGCCACCGAGTTCGCCGTGATGCCCCGGTTGCCCAGTTCTTTGGCGAGGTTGAGGGTGAAGGTGTCCAGGGCGCCCTTGGTGGCGCCGTAGGCGATGATCTCCGGCATGGCAAGGCGGACCACACCGCTGGAGATGTTGATGATCCGCCCTTGATCGCGTAGCCGCTTCAGTCCCTCCTGGACGATGAAGAACGGCGCGCGGACGTTCACGGCGAAGACCTCGTCGAAGCCTTCCTCGGTCAGCGAGGCCAGATCCGGGCTGCGGCCGATGCCGGCGTTGTTGACGATGATGTCGACGGCCCCGTCCGACACGTACTCGCCGGCGTGAGCATCGAAGGCGGCCCACAGGGATGCCGCGTCGCCGTGCCGACCCAGTTCCGCCCGCAGCGCGAACGCCGAGCCGCCGTCCTTCCGGATGCGCGCGACGACCTCGTTCGCTGCCGTCTCGTCGCGGGCGTAGGCGACGGCGACAGTGGCGCCGTCGCGGCCGAGCCGTTTTGCGATGGCCCGGCCTATGCCTCGACTGCCGCCGGTTACCAGCGCGACCTTGCCTTCAAGTGTGCGTGCACCCATGGCGGTTGACCACCTTCCATTGTTGAGCGATCACTCAAGAAAAAAGGTAGCACGCCTTCTTGAGTGAGCGCTCTAGAATGAGGTGTGAGTGAAACGAGTGCGAAGCGAGGGCGGCCGCGCGCGTTCGACCGTGCCGCGGCCCTGACAGCGGCCACCTGGCTGTTCTGGGAGCGCGGTTACGAGGCCACCTCCATCGGCGAGCTGACCGCGGCAATGGGCATCAGGCCCGGCAGTTTGTATGCGGCCTTCGGGGACAAGGAAACCCTGTTCAGGGAAGTGGTGCACAGCTATGGGCGCTCGCCCGCCGGTGCCTTCATGGGCGTGGCCCTACAGGAGGAGCCCACGGCCTACGGGGCCTTCGCCCGCATCCTGCGTGAGGCAGCGGTCATCTATCCCGACCCTTCCCATCCGGCCGGCTGCCTGACCATCAGCGCGGCCACCAACGTCACCCCGCAGGACGCCGAAATCGCGGCATTTCTCCGCACTCTGCGCAATGAGAACCTGGCCGTATTCGAAACCCGCCTGCGGACAGCGCAGCAGACAGGCGAGCTGCCCGCGGAGGCCAACCCCCGCGCCATGGCCTCGTACTTTGCCGCGGTCATCCAGGGCATGTCACAACGCGCTCGGGACGGGGCTGCGGCCGCCGAGCTGAGCGAAGTCTCAGAACTGGCGTTGGCCGCATGGCCTGTAGTGCGGAGCTGACCAACCCGCACCAAGGTCGCGACCAGCCTGACCAGCCAGTCTGCTCAGATTCGCCAACCGACCTGGAACCTGGCCATCGCACCCACCCGCTCACCTCACGTCAACCCCCGAAGGACTTCCGGAACGGACCACTTACGTAGAAACGGGCTCGTGCGCCGACCGCAGATCGGCTGGCTCACGACGCGGATGTCGCGGCGTCGTGGACGTGACTCCACGGATGGCAGGTGGACCGCCAACGCACGGTTCTGGTCGGTGGCCGCCCGTGCCGCGTCGGTGACCCGAAGCGGATGAAAACGTCGGGCCCGGGCAGGAGAAGCAGATGGCTGACCTTTCAGAGTTGCTGCAGCAGGCGATGCGCCGTCGTCACCTGAACGCGCAGGCCCTCGCCGCGCGGACCGGTATCCGCACCCCCCGCATTCGTGTCTTCGCCCAGGACGGTGCCCGCGGCCCCGTCCATCCCACGCAGGAGGAGCTGGCCGAACTCGCCGCCGCCCTGGCCCTCCCCCTTCCTGAGGTCCTTGATGCCGCCCGTACTCCCCAGGCGGCGCCGACACCTTGAACCTGCCCCGGCATGCGGGCGTGTCAGGCGGCGGCGCGGGCCTTGGTCCAGGGATCAAGTGGATCGTGGCTTCTTCGTCTGATGGTCACGGTGGTGAGGGCTCGCTCGCCGAGGGAGCGGCTGAACCGGATACTCATTGACGGGCATAGAGGTGGTTCGGCGTCACAGTGGGACTGCCGTGCAGGCCGCGCTGGTTGACCAGTGCACGTCCCTCCGGGTACCCAGTTGCGGCTGCCCCATCTAGCGGACCTGCAGCGTTGGGTGGTTTCGGGCCCGTCACCGCAGCAGGCGCGCTGCCAGACGGGGAGCGCGGTGGACCAGGGCGACCGCGGCCAAGCCGACGACGGCGCCGCCGACGACGTCGGAAGGGTAGTGGGCACCGGTGTGCACACGTTCGACGGCCACCAGGACGGCCGGCACCGCACACACCGCGCCCGCCCACGGCCACACACCCGCCACCGCGGCGCTGAACGCCACCCCCGCCGCGGTGTGTCCCGAAGGAAACGACGACGAGTCGGGCCGGTCATGGACCTCCTCATGGGAGATCCACTCCTTCGGCGGCCGCCGCCGGCTCCACACCTGCTTCAGGACACCGTTGGACACCAACTCCGCCACCGCCATGCTCGCCACACCCGCGGCCGCAGCCCTGCGCCCCCGCCACCCCACGGTGGACATGACTGCGGCGGCGCCCCACCACAGCTTGGTGTGCTCGGCCGTCTCCTCCACCGCCGGCAGCACCCGCCGTACGCAGTTCGACGGCCACGACGCCACCCACCGCGTCAACCGTTCATCACCCTCACGAAGATCCGCCAGCACTGTCATGAACTGCGCGTTCCCCATCTGAGCAGCACATAACGCGGCAGTGTGTGGTAACTACTTCTTTCGAGGCGATGGCGGTCTCCCTCGCTCCACTTACGGGTGTCGCGACGCGGGACATATGGCTCTTCGTCTTCAGGCAGGCCGCCCGCTGCTGCGCGCTGGCGGGCCAGCTCCAAGTCGCATTCCGGACCGAGCAGGATCGCGATGTTGCTGATCCACCACACCAGGAAGATGATCACACCCGCGAGGGTGCCGTAGGCCTTGTCGTAGAAGGCGAAGTTCGCCACGTAGAACGCAAACCCGGCCGAGGCGATCATCCAGATCAGCAGAGCCAGGACACTGCCCGGGGTGACCCACTTGAAACTGCGGCCCTTCACGTTCGGTGCCGCCCAGTACAGTGGCGTCTCCTGCAGATCGTCGGCGTCGACGCCGTCATCGACTGCCGCGAAACCCTCCGTCAAGCTCTCAGTACCTGACCTACCCCCGTACCAGCTGGCGCTGCCCGACCGGCTCAGCGCTGATGGTGATCGCGCTTGGACAGGTAGAGGGGACCGATCTGGCTCCAGTAGCCGTGAACCAGGTTTTCGGCCTCCTGCACCGCCTGCTGAGCGCATGGCGCGTCCGCCGGCAGGCGTTGCTCGACTTGAGCCGCGGCGGGTCCCGTGCGCCGAACCTGTCTCAGCGCCGTCCAGGGCGAGGCGCGGCGGGATACAGCAGCAGTGCGCGGCCTGCCACTTCGGCCCGCCATGCACCATCGCGCGAGCAGTACCGCGGCCACCACCGACAATGCGCTGGCGGCATAGACCTCATGACCGGCCACTGGCTCCTCCTGCCGGACACCCGCATGGACCGTGCCGGGTTCATCTGCCCCGGTATCGCACCGTCAACGTCACCGCTGGGCCAAGAAACCCTCACACGCCATCGCCGGGTGGTGGGGGCCGGCACCCGGCGTGGGGAGGACCGGGGCGTTCTGCATGCGCCGGACTGCGAGAAAGCACGGCAGTGCGCGCCGCGGCTCGAACGTCGAGCCCGCTCTGGACGCCGCGCAGGACCCGGACACCCGGCTGTGCGGGGCCGCTCAGGAGCTGACCCCTTGCGGGGCTGCCGTGAACCAATCAGATGGTCGCGGCGACGCCAATGGCGATGGCGATGGCGATGAACAGCCAGCCGGTGGTCGGCTCCCAGCGCTCGTTAAGCCGGTGACCCCGATGGTCTTGTCCTGCACCCGTAGCTGGCTGACGGTGCGTTGGCCTTCCAGGACAGCGGAGAGCAGGTGGGCGGCCGGGCCTGTGTCCGTGCGTGAGCCGCGGGCGGCCTTGCCGTCCACGGCCAGATGCCGGCTGCCCGCGGGGCCGCATCCGAGCAGGCCGGCAAGCCCGCCGGGGCATACGAGGGTCAGGAGGCGGCGGATGGTGGAGCTCGACGGTGCGCGGCGCACGCCCAGCGGGCCGGCGGCGCGCACGCCGAGACAGTTCCGAA of the Streptomyces aurantiacus genome contains:
- a CDS encoding peptidoglycan-binding domain-containing protein, whose amino-acid sequence is MRKAGKSKALLATGTMMAALLGGVITAAPANAAAPVFASGSAAAAASPCGETTIRSRTDNTLIIVPRIRGGISTCYVQQGMSGDYVYALQINVLVCYSGTPAATYIKNSGGADGVYGTGTREAFKWIQKNVWGLTGSNVDGVYGPYARDHMLFAVWWHTNLNPTTTTGRCSRYKV
- a CDS encoding helix-turn-helix domain-containing protein: MPRVSNARIARETGLHLDTVRRWRNQCARAGLPGLKDRERSGRPTSFTPLQATEVKTLACRLPAETEVPILRWSCPELAR
- a CDS encoding SDR family oxidoreductase, which produces MGARTLEGKVALVTGGSRGIGRAIAKRLGRDGATVAVAYARDETAANEVVARIRKDGGSAFALRAELGRHGDAASLWAAFDAHAGEYVSDGAVDIIVNNAGIGRSPDLASLTEEGFDEVFAVNVRAPFFIVQEGLKRLRDQGRIINISSGVVRLAMPEIIAYGATKGALDTFTLNLAKELGNRGITANSVAPGIIDTEAHASWLRGNPEAEAHVASLAALGRVGQPEDVADIVAFLASDDARWVTGRVIDATGGAGL
- a CDS encoding TetR/AcrR family transcriptional regulator — translated: MSETSAKRGRPRAFDRAAALTAATWLFWERGYEATSIGELTAAMGIRPGSLYAAFGDKETLFREVVHSYGRSPAGAFMGVALQEEPTAYGAFARILREAAVIYPDPSHPAGCLTISAATNVTPQDAEIAAFLRTLRNENLAVFETRLRTAQQTGELPAEANPRAMASYFAAVIQGMSQRARDGAAAAELSEVSELALAAWPVVRS
- a CDS encoding XRE family transcriptional regulator, encoding MADLSELLQQAMRRRHLNAQALAARTGIRTPRIRVFAQDGARGPVHPTQEELAELAAALALPLPEVLDAARTPQAAPTP
- a CDS encoding phosphatase PAP2 family protein, with amino-acid sequence MTVLADLREGDERLTRWVASWPSNCVRRVLPAVEETAEHTKLWWGAAAVMSTVGWRGRRAAAAGVASMAVAELVSNGVLKQVWSRRRPPKEWISHEEVHDRPDSSSFPSGHTAAGVAFSAAVAGVWPWAGAVCAVPAVLVAVERVHTGAHYPSDVVGGAVVGLAAVALVHRAPRLAARLLR